The Patescibacteria group bacterium genome includes a region encoding these proteins:
- a CDS encoding YraN family protein, whose protein sequence is MNKDIIWKIGEDAAKNYLESKNYKIIEKNYRTKYAEIDLVARKDNILIFVEVRTKRSRAFVAPEESINYKKLKKLYWNANAYVAFKKWKGAYRIDAICIVLNPDNTVAELEHFEGV, encoded by the coding sequence ATGAACAAAGATATAATTTGGAAAATAGGGGAGGACGCGGCTAAAAATTATTTGGAGAGTAAAAATTATAAGATTATAGAGAAGAATTATAGGACTAAATACGCTGAAATTGATTTGGTCGCCAGAAAAGATAATATTTTAATATTTGTGGAAGTGAGAACCAAAAGGAGTCGCGCTTTTGTCGCGCCGGAGGAATCAATTAATTATAAAAAGTTAAAAAAATTATATTGGAACGCGAATGCTTATGTCGCGTTTAAAAAATGGAAAGGCGCGTATAGAATAGACGCGATTTGCATTGTTCTTAATCCGGATAATACTGTTGCCGAGTTGGAACATTTTGAGGGGGTGTGA
- a CDS encoding YifB family Mg chelatase-like AAA ATPase: MLSKIPSVLYSGLEALPVDVEVNIASRGLPGFEIVGLPGKAVDESRERVKAAIVNSGMDFPMKKITVNLAPADIPKDGSFYDLPIAIGILSAVMGFPIPEKTLFFGELSFDGTLRHTRGAFLLALFAKEHGFKNIFLPKDSVNEASVFPSINVYPVERLSQLLSCLLNKQEIQKVKYIKSVNPDLTSSEFDMREVLGQEQAKRAMEIAAAGGHNVIMTGSPGSGKTMLARALTGILPPLSEPEAIETTKIYSASGNIPPGASIVRTRPFRSPHHSTSLVGLVGGGSNPRPGEISLAHRGVLFLDEFNEFPRAVLESLRQPMEDGWVVISRAKAMVKYPARFILVASANPCPCGYLDHPKKECACSPQEIKRYGKKISGPILDRIDLHIKAPIVDINKLSQSERANKFLESSASIRERVCRAREIQQKRFRRGTIYNNAEMNNKDIKRYCSLSQEAERILGQAAIAFQLSARSYFKMLKVARTIADLEGAEKIDVSHTAEALQYRN, encoded by the coding sequence GGATGTGGAAGTTAATATCGCCAGCCGAGGTTTGCCTGGGTTTGAGATTGTCGGCTTGCCCGGAAAAGCGGTGGACGAAAGCAGGGAGAGAGTCAAGGCGGCTATTGTTAATTCCGGCATGGACTTCCCGATGAAAAAAATCACCGTTAATTTGGCGCCGGCGGATATTCCCAAAGATGGTTCTTTTTATGATTTGCCAATCGCGATTGGAATTTTATCCGCTGTGATGGGTTTTCCCATTCCGGAAAAAACGCTCTTTTTCGGCGAACTTTCTTTTGACGGGACTTTGCGGCACACCAGAGGCGCTTTTCTTTTGGCTTTATTCGCCAAAGAACATGGTTTTAAAAATATTTTTTTGCCCAAGGATTCGGTTAACGAGGCGTCTGTTTTTCCGTCAATTAATGTTTATCCGGTGGAACGACTTTCTCAATTATTGTCTTGCTTATTGAATAAGCAAGAAATTCAAAAAGTAAAATACATAAAGTCGGTTAATCCTGATTTAACATCTAGCGAATTTGATATGAGAGAGGTGTTGGGGCAAGAACAAGCGAAAAGGGCGATGGAAATAGCCGCGGCGGGCGGGCATAATGTTATCATGACAGGCAGTCCGGGTTCTGGCAAAACGATGCTGGCGCGCGCGCTGACTGGAATTTTGCCTCCTTTGAGCGAGCCGGAAGCGATAGAAACAACTAAGATTTATTCAGCCAGCGGCAATATTCCGCCGGGCGCTTCAATTGTCAGGACTCGTCCTTTTAGGTCTCCTCATCATTCCACTTCTTTGGTTGGTTTGGTTGGCGGGGGTTCTAATCCGCGGCCGGGCGAAATTAGTTTGGCCCATCGGGGCGTGCTTTTTTTAGACGAGTTTAACGAGTTCCCGCGCGCGGTTTTGGAATCGCTTCGCCAGCCCATGGAAGATGGTTGGGTGGTTATTTCTCGGGCTAAAGCAATGGTCAAATATCCAGCCAGATTTATTTTGGTCGCTTCGGCTAATCCTTGTCCTTGCGGTTATTTAGACCACCCTAAAAAAGAGTGCGCTTGTTCGCCGCAGGAAATTAAAAGATATGGCAAGAAAATTTCAGGTCCTATTTTAGATAGAATAGATCTTCATATCAAGGCGCCAATTGTTGATATTAATAAATTATCTCAAAGTGAAAGGGCTAACAAATTTTTGGAAAGTTCAGCGTCCATCAGGGAACGGGTTTGTCGCGCCAGGGAAATTCAGCAAAAACGATTTAGGCGGGGAACTATTTATAATAACGCCGAAATGAATAATAAAGATATTAAAAGATATTGTTCTTTATCTCAAGAAGCGGAAAGAATACTTGGGCAAGCGGCGATCGCTTTTCAACTTTCGGCTCGTTCTTATTTTAAGATGCTCAAGGTCGCTCGAACAATCGCTGATTTAGAGGGAGCGGAGAAAATAGATGTTTCGCATACGGCTGAAGCGTTGCAGTATCGTAACTAA